One Glycine max cultivar Williams 82 chromosome 4, Glycine_max_v4.0, whole genome shotgun sequence DNA segment encodes these proteins:
- the BRL1A gene encoding receptor-like protein kinase BRI1-like 3 yields MKHESEKPQKGEKMKREKPYLMKKMPWSPRREAPIVVRFVVIALFIMITVPTPPTAADAEAEAATTTSDAVLLIQFKHLHVSSDPYSFLSDWDPHAPSPCAWRGITCSSSGGVSAIDLSGAALSGTLHLPTLTSLSSLQNLILRGNSFSSFNLTVSPICTLETLDLSHNNFSGKFPFANLAPCIRLSYLNLSNNLITAGPGPWPELAQLDLSRNRVSDVDLLVSALGSSTLVFLNFSDNKLAGQLSETLVSKSLNLSTLDLSYNLFSGKVPPRLLNDAVQVLDFSFNNFSEFDFGFGSCENLVRLSFSHNAISSNEFPRGLGNCNNLEVLDLSHNELMMEIPSEILLNLKSLKSLFLAHNKFSGEIPSELGSLCKTLVELDLSENNLSGSLPLSFTQCSSLQSLNLARNYFSGNFLVSVVNKLRSLKYLNAAFNNITGPVPVSLVSLKELRVLDLSSNRFSGNVPSSLCPSGLENLILAGNYLSGTVPSQLGECRNLKTIDFSFNSLNGSIPWKVWALPNLTDLIMWANKLTGEIPEGICVKGGNLETLILNNNLISGSIPKSIANCTNMIWVSLASNRLTGEITAGIGNLNALAILQLGNNSLSGRIPPEIGECKRLIWLDLNSNNLTGDIPFQLADQAGLVIPGRVSGKQFAFVRNEGGTSCRGAGGLVEFEDIRTERLEGFPMVHSCPLTRIYSGWTVYTFASNGSMIYLDLSYNLLSGSIPENLGEMAYLQVLNLGHNRLSGNIPDRLGGLKAIGVLDLSHNSLNGSIPGALEGLSFLSDLDVSNNNLTGSIPSGGQLTTFPAARYENNSGLCGVPLSACGASKNHSVAVGGWKKKQPAAAGVVIGLLCFLVFALGLVLALYRVRKTQRKEEMREKYIESLPTSGGSSWKLSSFPEPLSINVATFEKPLRKLTFAHLLEATNGFSAESLIGSGGFGEVYKAKLKDGCVVAIKKLIHVTGQGDREFMAEMETIGKIKHRNLVQLLGYCKVGEERLLVYEYMRWGSLEAVLHERAKGGGSKLDWAARKKIAIGSARGLAFLHHSCIPHIIHRDMKSSNILLDENFEARVSDFGMARLVNALDTHLTVSTLAGTPGYVPPEYYQSFRCTAKGDVYSYGVILLELLSGKRPIDSSEFGDDSNLVGWSKMLYKEKRINEILDPDLIVQTSSESELLQYLRIAFECLDERPYRRPTMIQVMAMFKELQVDTFNDMLDSFSLRDNVIDEA; encoded by the coding sequence ATGAAGCATGAGAGTGAAAAACCTCAAAAaggtgaaaaaatgaaaagagagaaaccATACCTTATGAAGAAGATGCCATGGTCACCAAGAAGAGAAGCACCGATAGTAGTGAGGTTCGTTGTGATTGCCTTATTCATCATGATAACAGTACCAACACCACCAACAGCAGCAGATGCAGAAGCagaagcagcaacaacaacttcTGATGCAGTTTTATTGATACAGTTCAAGCATTTACACGTTTCCTCTGATCCCTACAGCTTCCTCTCCGACTGGGACCCACACGCGCCATCCCCGTGCGCGTGGCGAGGTATCACCTGCTCCTCCTCCGGCGGCGTCAGCGCCATCGACCTCAGCGGCGCTGCCCTCTCCGGCACACTGCACCTCCCCACACTCACGTCACTTTCATCGCTCCAAAACCTAATCCTACGTGGCAACTCCTTCTCCTCTTTCAACCTCACCGTTTCGCCAATTTGTACGCTCGAAACACTCGACCTCTCTCACAACAACTTCTCCGGCAAGTTTCCTTTCGCAAACCTCGCTCCATGTATCCGCCTTAGCTATCTCAACCTCTCTAATAATCTCATCACCGCTGGGCCTGGGCCCTGGCCCGAGCTGGCCCAACTTGATTTGTCTAGAAACCGTGTCTCCGACGTGGACCTTCTCGTTTCCGCTCTCGGAAGCTCAACTCTCGTTTTTCTTAACTTCTCGGACAATAAACTCGCGGGTCAACTCAGCGAAACGCTCGTTTCGAAGAGCCTGAATCTCTCCACTTTGGACCTCTCTTATAATCTTTTCTCCGGAAAGGTTCCGCCGAGGCTTCTAAACGACGCCGTTCAGGTCCTGGATTTCTCGTTCAACAATTTCTCGGAATTTGACTTCGGTTTCGGTTCGTGTGAGAATCTAGTTCGGTTGAGTTTCTCGCACAATGCAATCTCTTCAAACGAGTTTCCGCGCGGGTTGGGTAACTGCAACAATCTTGAGGTTCTAGATCTTTCTCACAATGAGCTCATGATGGAGATTCCGTCGGAAATTCTTCTGAATTTGAAGAGTTTGAAGTCTCTGTTTCTCGCACACAACAAATTTTCCGGCGAAATCCCGAGTGAGCTTGGAAGCCTTTGCAAAACTCTAGTTGAACTTGATCTCTCGGAGAACAATCTTTCTGGTTCGTTGCCTTTGAGTTTCACTCAATGTTCTTCTCTGCAGAGTCTGAATCTCGCGAGAAACTATTTTTCTGGGAACTTCCTTGTTTCCGTGGTGAACAAGCTTCGGAGTCTAAAGTATCTAAACGCAGCGTTTAACAACATAACGGGACCGGTTCCGGTGTCGCTTGTGAGCTTGAAAGAGCTTCGGGTTCTTGACCTGAGCTCGAACCGGTTCAGCGGCAATGTTCCGTCGTCTTTATGTCCTTCCGGGTTGGAGAATTTGATCCTCGCTGGCAATTACCTTTCAGGGACGGTACCGTCACAGCTCGGTGAGTGTAGGAACTTGAAAACTATTGATTTCAGCTTTAACAGTTTGAACGGTTCCATACCGTGGAAGGTGTGGGCTTTGCCTAATTTAACTGATTTGATTATGTGGGCTAATAAACTCACTGGAGAAATCCCCGAGGGAATTTGTGTTAAGGGAGGGAACTTGGAGACGTTGATTTTGAACAACAATTTAATTTCTGGGTCCATTCCGAAGTCAATTGCGAATTGCACCAACATGATATGGGTGTCGTTGGCGAGCAACCGGTTAACCGGGGAGATAACGGCTGGGATTGGGAATTTGAATGCATTGGCGATTCTTCAGCTGGGGAATAACTCGCTCAGTGGGAGGATTCCGCCGGAGATAGGCGAGTGCAAGAGGTTGATATGGTTGGATTTGAATAGCAATAACCTAACCGGGGATATCCCTTTCCAGCTTGCTGATCAGGCAGGGTTGGTTATCCCAGGTAGGGTTTCGGGGAAGCAGTTTGCGTTTGTGAGGAATGAGGGTGGGACTAGTTGCAGGGGTGCTGGTGGGTTGGTTGAGTTTGAGGATATCAGGACAGAGAGGCTTGAAGGTTTTCCAATGGTGCATTCATGCCCGTTGACACGGATTTACTCCGGTTGGACTGTGTATACTTTTGCTTCCAATGGGAGTATGATCTACCTTGACCTTTCCTACAACTTGTTGTCTGGTAGCATCCCTGAGAATTTGGGTGAGATGGCCTATTTGCAGGTGCTGAATTTGGGGCACAATAGGTTGAGTGGGAACATTCCTGATAGGCTTGGTGGTTTGAAAGCAATAGGGGTGCTTGATCTGTCTCATAATAGTCTTAATGGGTCCATCCCTGGGGCATTGGAGGGTCTTTCTTTTCTCAGTGACCTTGATGTGTCTAATAATAATCTCACTGGGTCCATTCCTTCTGGAGGTCAGTTAACTACTTTTCCAGCTGCCAGATATGAGAACAACTCTGGCCTTTGTGGGGTGCCTTTGTCAGCGTGTGGGGCTTCAAAGAATCACTCCGTTGCTGTTGGGGgttggaagaagaagcagcCTGCTGCAGCTGGGGTTGTCATTGGTTTGCTTTGCTTCCTCGTGTTTGCACTTGGGCTTGTGTTGGCTTTGTACCGAGTGAGGAAGACACAGAGGAAGGAGGAGATGAGGGAAAAGTATATAGAGAGTCTTCCAACTTCTGGGGGCAGTAGTTGGAAGCTATCCAGCTTTCCTGAGCCTTTGAGCATCAATGTTGCCACCTTTGAGAAGCCTCTGCGGAAGCTGACGTTTGCGCATCTTCTTGAGGCTACTAATGGTTTCAGTGCCGAGAGTTTGATAGGTTCTGGGGGGTTTGGTGAGGTGTACAAAGCTAAGCTAAAAGATGGTTGTGTTGTTGCTATCAAGAAGCTCATTCACGTGACGGGTCAGGGAGATAGGGAGTTCATGGCTGAGATGGAAACTATTGGGAAGATTAAGCATAGGAACCTGGTTCAGCTGCTGGGTTACTGTAAAGTTGGAGAGGAGAGGCTGCTTGTGTATGAGTACATGAGATGGGGAAGTCTCGAGGCTGTTTTACATGAGAGAGCAAAAGGAGGAGGTTCAAAGCTTGATTGGGCAGCAAGGAAGAAGATTGCCATAGGGTCAGCAAGAGGTCTCGCATTTCTTCACCATAGTTGCATTCCTCACATTATACACAGGGACATGAAGTCCAGCAATATTCTTCTTGATGAAAATTTTGAGGCCAGAGTTTCTGATTTTGGCATGGCGAGATTGGTTAATGCCCTCGACACTCATCTCACTGTTAGCACACTTGCCGGAACACCTGGTTATGTACCCCCTGAGTACTACCAGAGTTTTAGATGTACAGCAAAAGGGGATGTCTATAGCTATGGTGTCATACTGCTAGAGCTTCTATCAGGGAAGAGACCAATTGACTCTTCTGAGTTTGGTGATGATAGCAATCTTGTTGGATGGTCAAAGATGCTTTACAAAGAGAAAAGAATTAATGAAATACTTGATCCTGATTTAATTGTGCAAACATCTAGTGAAAGTGAACTATTACAATATTTGAGAATTGCTTTTGAATGTCTGGATGAGAGACCATACCGGCGGCCAACCATGATACAAGTGATGGCTATGTTTAAAGAGCTTCAGGTTGACACATTTAATGATATGCTTGATAGCTTCTCTCTGAGAGACAATGTTATTGATGAAGCATGA